Proteins encoded by one window of Anaerosalibacter sp. Marseille-P3206:
- a CDS encoding MurR/RpiR family transcriptional regulator translates to MKKGDTMKSTPSVILQIKSNYNTFNETEKKIAEYIIDNPRTLINSTISQVAEALDLADATIFRFCKKINFKGFQDLKITLATEVTDGIKSYANEELDENDDQQSIINKVFKANMTAINDTLYSIDPKNMEKAANTILEADQIVFYGNGGSGAVAMDAHHKFLRTGLKVSSYTDYHMQLMSVAQLTPKDVIIVISHTGSNLNIMNIVDIAKENGTKSIGITSFSKSPINEKVDISLNAVSQETAYQFEAFASRIAHLSIIDALYISVKMKRKDETDQAVKRMRDAIAITRI, encoded by the coding sequence ATGAAAAAAGGTGATACTATGAAATCAACTCCAAGTGTAATACTTCAAATAAAATCAAATTATAATACATTTAATGAAACGGAAAAAAAAATAGCTGAATATATTATAGATAATCCTAGAACATTAATAAATTCAACTATTAGTCAAGTAGCAGAAGCTCTTGATTTAGCCGATGCTACAATATTTCGTTTTTGCAAAAAAATCAATTTCAAAGGATTCCAAGATCTTAAGATAACTTTAGCAACAGAAGTTACTGATGGAATCAAAAGCTATGCAAATGAGGAACTTGATGAAAATGATGATCAACAATCTATCATCAACAAGGTTTTTAAGGCCAATATGACAGCAATAAATGATACATTGTATTCTATTGACCCCAAAAACATGGAAAAAGCTGCCAATACAATATTAGAAGCCGATCAAATAGTATTCTATGGTAATGGTGGTTCTGGTGCTGTTGCCATGGATGCCCATCACAAATTTCTAAGAACTGGATTGAAAGTATCTTCATATACGGATTATCACATGCAACTTATGTCTGTTGCACAGTTGACACCAAAAGATGTAATAATAGTAATATCTCACACTGGCTCTAATCTAAATATAATGAACATAGTAGATATAGCTAAGGAAAATGGCACGAAAAGTATAGGTATAACTTCTTTTTCAAAATCCCCTATCAATGAAAAAGTAGATATCTCTCTAAATGCTGTATCTCAAGAAACAGCATATCAATTTGAAGCTTTTGCCTCTAGAATCGCCCATTTAAGTATAATAGATGCACTATATATAAGCGTTAAAATGAAAAGAAAAGATGAAACTGACCAAGCAGTGAAAAGGATGAGAGATGCCATAGCCATCACAAGAATATAA
- a CDS encoding rhomboid family intramembrane serine protease — translation MLPLRDTATSRRIPVATITIIAINIVVFANRLTLPYDEALEEIYKYAFIPSRFKDGFIHIESYIPLFTSMFMHGDIFHIVSNMWSLWLFGDNVEDHMGSFNFFIFYILTGLIAGLAHFVFNPMSNVPTVGASGAIAGVMGAYFMMCPNSKIVTLVPFIPFFIRVPAQIFLFIWFISQLRSGINGITAGVAWWAHIFGFLAGLLLYKKFIKD, via the coding sequence ATGCTTCCACTTAGGGATACTGCTACAAGTAGGAGGATTCCAGTAGCTACAATAACTATTATAGCGATAAATATTGTAGTGTTTGCAAATAGGTTAACATTGCCTTATGATGAGGCTTTAGAAGAGATATATAAATATGCTTTTATACCATCACGGTTTAAGGATGGTTTCATTCATATTGAATCATATATTCCACTGTTCACTAGTATGTTTATGCATGGAGATATATTTCATATTGTTAGTAATATGTGGTCGTTATGGTTGTTTGGAGACAATGTTGAAGACCATATGGGTTCTTTTAATTTTTTTATTTTTTATATATTAACTGGATTGATAGCAGGTCTTGCTCATTTTGTTTTCAATCCAATGTCAAATGTTCCAACGGTTGGGGCATCTGGAGCTATTGCAGGAGTCATGGGAGCATACTTTATGATGTGTCCCAATTCTAAAATAGTGACTTTAGTTCCATTTATACCGTTTTTCATACGAGTGCCAGCTCAAATTTTCTTATTCATATGGTTTATAAGTCAACTTCGTTCAGGTATTAATGGTATCACTGCAGGAGTAGCATGGTGGGCACATATCTTTGGATTTTTAGCAGGATTATTGTTGTATAAAAAATTTATAAAAGATTAA
- a CDS encoding carboxymuconolactone decarboxylase family protein, giving the protein MATDHVEDLKCLQESYGKLGKNCPEVMKAFMGLHHQATKDGALSLKTKELIALGIAIVVKCKGCIESHVKTALDAGAKPEEIYETVEVAILMGGGPGTVYGAMAIEVMEQYLAK; this is encoded by the coding sequence ATGGCTACTGATCATGTTGAAGACTTAAAATGTTTACAAGAATCATATGGTAAACTAGGCAAAAACTGTCCCGAGGTAATGAAAGCTTTTATGGGCCTACATCATCAAGCTACAAAAGATGGTGCACTTTCTTTAAAAACAAAAGAATTAATCGCATTAGGAATAGCTATTGTAGTTAAATGTAAAGGTTGTATTGAAAGTCATGTAAAAACAGCTCTAGATGCTGGAGCTAAACCAGAAGAAATATACGAAACAGTAGAAGTGGCTATTTTAATGGGAGGAGGTCCTGGTACTGTTTATGGTGCCATGGCCATAGAAGTTATGGAACAATATCTAGCAAAATAA
- a CDS encoding tetratricopeptide repeat protein, with protein sequence MKKKFFILLLFVFVFLLTGCTSDYYKNKGDKYFATKDYENAEKYYLKALEKEVDSDIYIKLADLHRENHQYDKEIMAIMDGKNKLDESIDLDIRLAKYQAFVGNEDEARTYLKYLLKEKYDEEILKELFEIYLEYGDSNSIDDYYEEFKDKIKNLDTKILAYKAIRSDSNLRKELERELIDSKDIKAYEALIERFYNYREYEKVEELILKLNSMDDGLELSKIYSKLLTMKDLSVMGKQTGHFINMDKMDLVVMYNEDNSFNDIYLALIDGKTGEIVMDKKMEEFCPDSLSLYAYEQEGELDRLAIVSYYGMSATSGKNFNLYEFSKDDFKEIETNFESDLEIKLLEGFKIQIESKSLKTKYIIEIAKNDRLAYIEDGQYDENGIPIKDNGTRIYIDGYSLKNSGDYKDTISVLSGFGGAFRYSADRLGYIEELYNEINGSFKCTSFVVKNIDGMEKETKFVEGVRVITISEPEQVEETEETEEIEEIEEIYYPERLVEDDYKLLIGDKTIFVDNDIDNITKILGSGEVELVERINEDCNMYEYKKAGLTIVYIERNDPEGKQKFNDCILVDKPGIKTIRGLEVGIDEDKLEKLYGLKNLFYEDENESIYMYQEDEDFRFMDLFVVVDKKEKKVIRFNYSTNL encoded by the coding sequence ATGAAAAAGAAATTTTTTATTTTATTATTGTTTGTATTTGTATTTTTACTTACAGGTTGTACTAGTGATTATTATAAAAATAAAGGGGACAAGTATTTTGCTACCAAGGATTATGAAAATGCAGAAAAATATTATTTAAAGGCATTGGAAAAAGAAGTTGATTCTGATATTTATATTAAATTAGCGGATTTACATAGGGAAAATCATCAGTATGATAAAGAAATAATGGCTATTATGGATGGTAAAAATAAACTAGATGAGTCTATAGACTTAGATATAAGACTTGCCAAATATCAAGCCTTTGTAGGCAATGAAGATGAAGCTAGGACTTATTTAAAATATTTGCTTAAGGAAAAATATGATGAAGAAATCTTGAAGGAATTATTTGAAATATATTTAGAATATGGAGATAGCAATAGTATTGATGATTATTATGAAGAGTTTAAAGATAAAATAAAAAACTTAGATACTAAAATATTAGCCTATAAGGCTATCCGCTCAGATAGTAATCTTAGGAAAGAATTAGAGAGAGAATTGATAGACTCAAAAGATATAAAAGCCTATGAAGCTTTAATTGAAAGATTCTATAATTACCGAGAATATGAAAAGGTAGAAGAATTAATACTCAAATTAAACTCTATGGATGATGGATTAGAACTTTCTAAAATATATTCTAAACTTTTAACGATGAAAGATCTTTCTGTTATGGGAAAACAAACAGGTCATTTTATTAATATGGATAAAATGGACTTGGTGGTCATGTACAATGAAGATAATAGTTTCAATGACATCTATTTAGCCTTAATAGATGGGAAAACAGGAGAAATTGTAATGGATAAAAAAATGGAGGAATTTTGCCCAGATTCCTTAAGTTTATATGCATATGAACAAGAAGGTGAATTAGATAGGTTGGCTATAGTTTCTTATTATGGAATGTCAGCTACCTCTGGTAAGAATTTTAATTTATATGAATTTAGTAAAGATGACTTTAAAGAAATAGAAACTAATTTTGAAAGTGATTTAGAAATTAAATTATTAGAAGGATTTAAAATCCAAATAGAGTCAAAGAGCCTAAAGACAAAGTATATTATAGAAATCGCTAAAAATGATAGACTTGCCTATATAGAAGATGGTCAATATGATGAGAATGGAATACCTATTAAAGATAATGGAACTAGAATCTATATAGATGGCTATTCCTTGAAAAATAGTGGAGATTATAAAGATACCATAAGTGTATTATCCGGTTTTGGTGGTGCTTTTAGATATAGTGCCGATAGATTAGGCTATATTGAAGAATTATATAATGAAATAAATGGTAGCTTTAAATGCACTTCCTTTGTTGTGAAAAACATAGATGGTATGGAAAAGGAAACCAAATTTGTAGAGGGAGTGCGTGTAATCACTATTTCTGAACCTGAACAAGTCGAGGAAACTGAAGAAACTGAAGAAATTGAAGAAATTGAAGAAATCTATTATCCGGAGCGTCTAGTAGAAGATGATTACAAGCTGTTAATAGGTGATAAAACCATATTTGTTGATAATGATATAGATAATATTACGAAAATATTAGGTTCAGGAGAAGTAGAATTAGTAGAGCGTATTAATGAAGATTGTAATATGTATGAGTACAAAAAAGCTGGACTTACTATTGTCTATATAGAGAGAAATGACCCCGAAGGAAAACAAAAATTTAATGACTGTATCCTTGTAGATAAACCAGGGATAAAGACCATAAGAGGTTTGGAAGTTGGAATTGACGAAGATAAACTAGAAAAATTATATGGCCTTAAAAATTTGTTTTATGAAGATGAAAATGAATCCATATATATGTACCAAGAAGATGAGGATTTTAGATTTATGGATTTATTTGTAGTAGTTGATAAAAAAGAAAAAAAAGTTATAAGATTTAATTATTCTACTAATCTCTAA
- a CDS encoding M23 family metallopeptidase yields MELPNEHFNFKDHLRKLRPKNLNTKNSLMALTIIVLIACIGIILKVDEVKTRAFSIKFGGEDLGTVRDREVAEKLIEQIEKELASTYDVEIVLDKKIEFVDTHAKDEEIITETDLRKNIRSKLTFLVSGYVLQIDGKDIGAFKTKKEADELLYAVKSPYIEGINENSNIEEVTFVEDVKVVKKDIPMSQVKSLDEVKSIIATGTTEEKTHIVEEGESYWTIAAKYNMTVDELISANPGKDPEKIYLGDEVSLIVPKPLITIATVEEVQYEQELAYETKIEQNTSMYKNEKKVKVKGVKGKSNILAKVTKHNGVEVERKIIKEEIVSKPVDELIVKGTKKLPLTAATGAFILPTRGSLSSRYGMRRGRMHKGIDLAARIGTPINAADGGTVTFAGYRGAYGYLVEVNHGNGFVTRYGHCSKIYVKKGTKVYKGQKIAAVGNTGRSTGPHLHFEVLKNGVHQNPSKYVGK; encoded by the coding sequence ATGGAACTACCTAATGAACATTTCAACTTTAAAGATCATCTTAGGAAGCTTAGACCCAAAAATTTAAATACGAAAAACAGCTTAATGGCATTGACAATAATAGTATTGATAGCATGTATTGGGATAATATTAAAGGTAGATGAGGTAAAGACTAGAGCGTTTTCTATTAAATTTGGAGGAGAGGATCTAGGAACAGTAAGAGATAGAGAAGTTGCAGAAAAATTAATAGAACAGATAGAAAAAGAATTGGCAAGTACATATGATGTGGAAATAGTATTGGATAAGAAAATAGAATTTGTAGATACTCATGCAAAAGATGAAGAAATAATCACTGAAACTGATTTGAGAAAAAATATCAGATCAAAATTAACTTTTCTTGTCAGCGGCTATGTTCTACAAATTGATGGGAAGGACATTGGAGCCTTCAAGACCAAAAAAGAAGCAGATGAACTACTCTATGCAGTTAAATCACCATATATTGAAGGAATAAACGAAAATTCAAATATAGAAGAAGTGACTTTTGTAGAAGATGTAAAGGTAGTAAAAAAAGACATACCTATGTCACAAGTTAAATCATTAGATGAAGTAAAATCTATAATAGCTACAGGTACAACTGAAGAGAAAACTCATATTGTAGAAGAAGGAGAAAGCTACTGGACAATAGCAGCAAAATACAATATGACAGTAGATGAATTGATAAGTGCAAATCCAGGAAAAGATCCAGAAAAAATTTATCTTGGAGATGAAGTGAGCCTAATAGTGCCAAAACCACTTATCACAATAGCTACAGTAGAAGAAGTACAATACGAACAAGAACTAGCATATGAAACAAAGATAGAACAAAATACATCCATGTACAAAAACGAAAAGAAAGTAAAAGTAAAAGGTGTAAAAGGTAAGAGCAATATATTAGCAAAGGTAACAAAACATAATGGAGTAGAAGTAGAAAGAAAGATCATCAAAGAAGAAATAGTCTCTAAACCTGTGGACGAATTGATAGTAAAGGGTACCAAAAAACTTCCATTAACAGCAGCAACAGGTGCATTCATATTGCCTACTAGAGGATCACTATCTTCTAGATATGGAATGAGAAGAGGAAGAATGCATAAGGGAATCGACTTAGCAGCAAGAATAGGAACTCCAATAAATGCAGCAGATGGAGGAACAGTAACCTTTGCAGGATATAGAGGAGCATATGGCTATCTAGTAGAAGTAAATCATGGCAATGGCTTTGTTACAAGATATGGTCATTGTAGTAAGATATATGTAAAAAAAGGTACCAAAGTATATAAAGGTCAAAAAATAGCTGCCGTAGGAAACACTGGCAGAAGCACAGGACCACATCTACACTTTGAAGTACTAAAAAATGGGGTACACCAAAACCCATCAAAATACGTTGGAAAATAA
- the yyaC gene encoding spore protease YyaC, with product MNLNPKIESSSVNCYSPMAVYDLSNYMFDTFIQSKVFDYDQVVILCIGSDRSTGDSLGPLVGYKLKSMLFKHKEVVLLGTLDEPVHAKNLEEKIEYIYANFSNPFILAIDASLGQFDKIGFINIRKGPLKPGLGVNKILPTIGHVSITGVVNASGIMEYVVLQNTRLNLVMRMAEVISKSIHLCMIKYKKIKSN from the coding sequence ATGAATTTAAACCCTAAGATAGAGTCTTCTTCAGTAAATTGCTATTCTCCCATGGCTGTATATGATCTTAGCAATTATATGTTTGATACTTTTATTCAGTCTAAAGTATTTGATTATGATCAAGTAGTTATTCTTTGTATAGGCTCTGATAGATCTACTGGAGATTCCCTAGGACCCTTGGTTGGATACAAATTGAAATCTATGTTGTTTAAGCATAAGGAAGTTGTTTTGCTGGGTACTCTTGATGAGCCTGTTCATGCAAAAAATTTAGAAGAAAAAATAGAATACATATATGCTAATTTTTCAAACCCATTTATATTGGCTATAGATGCCTCTTTAGGTCAGTTTGATAAGATAGGATTTATTAATATAAGAAAAGGGCCATTAAAGCCTGGACTAGGAGTAAACAAAATACTACCTACTATAGGGCATGTAAGCATTACTGGAGTTGTAAATGCTTCTGGTATCATGGAGTATGTAGTCCTTCAAAATACTCGTTTGAATTTGGTGATGAGGATGGCTGAAGTTATTTCTAAAAGTATACATCTTTGTATGATCAAATACAAAAAGATTAAATCCAATTAA
- a CDS encoding YkuS family protein, whose translation MSRRIGVQDDLENVKRELENRGYIVTSMDDENIEAAIYQNPEGQSPYLSNYINMNMGFTTVNGMGTLLINADGRTIDEIDEIIKSRVYTDLF comes from the coding sequence ATGTCTAGGAGAATAGGAGTACAAGATGATTTAGAAAATGTAAAAAGAGAACTAGAAAACAGAGGCTATATAGTCACTTCTATGGATGATGAAAATATAGAAGCAGCAATATATCAAAACCCAGAAGGACAAAGCCCATACTTAAGCAACTATATAAATATGAATATGGGATTTACCACAGTAAATGGAATGGGAACACTACTCATAAATGCAGACGGAAGAACTATAGATGAAATAGATGAGATAATAAAAAGCAGAGTATATACTGACTTGTTTTAA
- a CDS encoding DUF4446 family protein: MEQLKEIIIEYNVEIIIGLMAAFLVVLILYLIEQFRVGRITEKYNALVKDVEGINLEELILETLKEIEGVRADTEKLESRCQELDSRLKYAIQKVGMIRYNAFADMGSELSFSLALLDDNLNGVVITSIFGREYTTSYGKPIVKGQSKYPLSVEEMQAIDRAIHGEDQIMAR, encoded by the coding sequence ATGGAACAACTTAAAGAGATAATCATTGAATATAATGTAGAAATAATTATAGGACTAATGGCAGCATTTTTAGTAGTTTTAATCCTATATCTAATAGAACAGTTTAGAGTAGGAAGAATAACTGAAAAGTACAATGCATTAGTAAAAGATGTAGAAGGTATAAATCTAGAAGAGTTGATACTTGAAACTCTAAAAGAAATAGAAGGAGTAAGAGCTGATACAGAAAAACTTGAAAGTAGATGTCAAGAATTAGACTCTAGACTAAAATATGCAATACAAAAAGTAGGAATGATAAGATACAATGCCTTTGCAGACATGGGAAGTGAACTAAGCTTTTCCCTTGCATTACTAGATGACAATCTAAACGGAGTAGTCATCACCAGTATATTTGGCAGAGAATACACCACTTCATATGGCAAACCTATAGTCAAAGGACAATCAAAATACCCACTTTCTGTTGAAGAAATGCAAGCCATAGATAGAGCCATTCATGGAGAAGATCAAATCATGGCTCGTTAA
- a CDS encoding aminotransferase class V-fold PLP-dependent enzyme has product MIYFDNAATSFPKPTIVYDRIMEVMKEYGANPGRAGHKMALKAGREIYETREILAKLFNIKNPMNVIFTFNCTDSLNLGIKGILNPGDHVVTTSMEHNSVLRPLKHLEKVGVEVTIVQGDSKGRINPLDIQKAIKNNTKMIITTHVSNLTGTIMPIMEIGQIAKKHGLIYMVDGAQSAGVYDIDVEKMNIDLLAFPGHKGLLGPQGTGGLYIREGIEVKELKAGGTGSASDILYQPEILPDKYESGTPNAPGIIGLGEGVKYILETGIENIRKKEEELTSHFIEELLKIDGIKIYGPQDVREQGAVVTINIRDEDSSEVSYILDEEYNIGVRSGLHCAPLAHKTVGSFKQGAVRFSFGPFNTHEEIDLGVKAIKQISKEI; this is encoded by the coding sequence GTGATTTATTTTGACAATGCGGCGACTTCCTTTCCTAAACCTACAATAGTTTATGACAGAATAATGGAAGTAATGAAGGAATATGGTGCAAACCCAGGAAGAGCAGGTCATAAGATGGCACTGAAAGCAGGTAGGGAAATATATGAAACAAGAGAGATTTTAGCAAAACTGTTCAATATAAAAAATCCTATGAATGTAATATTCACATTTAATTGTACAGATAGCCTAAACTTAGGGATAAAAGGAATACTAAATCCAGGAGATCATGTAGTAACAACTTCAATGGAACACAATTCAGTTCTAAGACCATTAAAACATCTGGAAAAAGTAGGTGTAGAAGTAACAATAGTACAAGGTGATTCTAAGGGTAGAATAAACCCATTGGATATACAAAAGGCAATCAAAAATAATACTAAGATGATAATAACCACTCATGTATCCAATCTAACAGGAACAATAATGCCCATCATGGAGATAGGGCAAATAGCCAAAAAACATGGACTAATATACATGGTAGATGGAGCCCAATCAGCAGGGGTATATGATATAGATGTAGAAAAGATGAACATAGACCTTCTAGCATTTCCAGGTCATAAGGGACTACTTGGACCTCAAGGCACAGGAGGACTATATATAAGGGAAGGCATAGAGGTAAAGGAACTAAAAGCAGGTGGAACTGGAAGTGCCTCAGACATACTATATCAACCAGAAATATTGCCAGACAAATATGAAAGCGGAACTCCAAATGCACCAGGAATCATAGGATTAGGAGAAGGTGTAAAATACATCTTAGAAACAGGCATAGAAAACATCAGAAAAAAAGAAGAAGAATTGACATCACATTTCATAGAAGAACTACTAAAAATTGATGGTATAAAAATATATGGACCACAGGATGTAAGGGAACAAGGTGCAGTAGTAACTATAAACATAAGAGACGAAGACTCATCTGAAGTAAGCTATATACTAGATGAAGAATACAATATAGGTGTAAGATCCGGACTACACTGTGCACCACTAGCTCACAAGACAGTAGGCTCCTTCAAGCAAGGTGCAGTAAGATTTAGTTTTGGACCTTTCAACACTCATGAAGAAATAGATTTGGGAGTTAAAGCTATTAAACAAATTTCTAAAGAGATATAA
- the ade gene encoding adenine deaminase: MKLEELKNKITIAKGDKKAQLVLKNCKIINVFTNEIIEGDVAIEKDTIVGIGQYDGIEEIDLKGKYLSPGFIDGHVHIESSMVTPAQFAKAIVPRGTTSIIADPHEIANVKGIDGIKYILEDSKNLPLDVFVMLPSCVPATPFENSGAKLEADDLKELIGEERVLGLGELMNYPGVINTDESVLQKIIMAEGKKIDGHGPIISDKELNAYIVAGISTEHECSTLEEMLNRLRLGMYVLIREGSAAKNLKELIKAVSKDNLRRCLFCTDDKHPEEILKDGHIDYNIKLAIESGIDPIDAIKMATLNSAECYGLKGKGAIAPGYTADLVVIDNLKDFNILKVFKNGKAVSENLQPLFQGTPSSTEKVANSVNIQKIKREDLDLQLKSENVNVIGIEPHSLVTKKLERKMNDNLLKVAVIERHNKTGNIGLGLVEGFGLKNGAIASTIAHDSHNIIVIGDNDEDMLYCIEEIQRIGGGITIVSNGKVLDSLPLTIAGLMSSEPLEIVNKKYKNMLKIAHEELNVNSEIEPFMTLSFIALPVIPELKITDMGLFYVNDFKFIFLCN, from the coding sequence ATGAAACTAGAAGAATTAAAGAATAAAATAACCATTGCAAAAGGAGACAAAAAAGCACAATTAGTTCTAAAAAACTGCAAAATAATCAATGTATTTACAAATGAAATAATAGAAGGAGATGTGGCCATAGAAAAAGATACCATTGTAGGAATCGGCCAATATGATGGTATAGAAGAAATAGATTTAAAAGGAAAATACCTATCCCCTGGATTCATAGATGGACATGTTCACATAGAATCTTCCATGGTAACTCCAGCTCAATTTGCCAAGGCAATAGTACCAAGAGGTACCACAAGCATAATAGCAGATCCCCATGAGATTGCCAATGTAAAGGGAATAGATGGCATCAAATATATTTTAGAAGATAGTAAAAACTTACCTCTAGATGTATTTGTAATGCTTCCTAGCTGTGTTCCAGCAACACCCTTTGAAAACTCAGGTGCAAAACTCGAGGCTGATGATCTAAAAGAACTCATAGGTGAAGAAAGAGTATTAGGTCTAGGAGAATTGATGAACTATCCAGGAGTAATAAATACAGATGAATCTGTACTTCAAAAGATAATCATGGCAGAAGGGAAAAAAATAGATGGCCATGGTCCAATAATCTCAGACAAAGAGCTAAATGCATACATAGTAGCAGGTATATCCACAGAACATGAATGCTCCACATTAGAAGAGATGTTAAACAGACTGAGATTGGGTATGTATGTACTAATCAGAGAGGGTTCAGCAGCCAAAAACCTCAAAGAACTCATAAAAGCTGTAAGTAAAGACAACTTGAGAAGATGTCTATTTTGCACTGACGACAAACATCCAGAAGAAATTCTCAAAGATGGTCATATAGATTACAATATCAAATTGGCAATAGAATCAGGCATAGACCCAATAGACGCTATCAAAATGGCAACACTAAACAGTGCAGAATGCTATGGCCTAAAGGGAAAAGGAGCTATTGCTCCAGGATATACTGCGGATCTAGTAGTTATAGACAATTTAAAAGACTTCAATATATTGAAAGTATTTAAAAATGGAAAAGCAGTAAGTGAAAATCTACAACCCCTATTTCAAGGAACACCATCAAGTACAGAAAAGGTTGCAAACTCTGTTAACATTCAAAAGATAAAACGAGAGGATTTAGATTTACAACTGAAATCGGAAAATGTAAATGTCATAGGTATAGAGCCTCATAGTTTAGTCACAAAAAAACTTGAAAGAAAAATGAATGACAATCTACTAAAAGTTGCAGTCATAGAAAGACACAACAAAACTGGAAACATTGGCCTAGGCCTTGTAGAGGGTTTTGGTCTTAAAAATGGTGCAATAGCATCTACAATTGCTCACGACTCTCATAATATAATAGTGATAGGAGATAATGATGAAGATATGCTATACTGCATAGAAGAAATCCAAAGAATAGGTGGGGGAATAACAATTGTATCCAATGGAAAAGTACTAGATAGCCTTCCCCTAACTATTGCAGGTCTCATGTCTAGTGAGCCACTAGAAATAGTAAATAAAAAATACAAAAATATGCTAAAAATCGCCCATGAAGAGCTAAATGTAAATAGTGAAATAGAACCATTTATGACACTATCATTTATAGCCCTCCCAGTGATACCAGAGCTGAAAATAACAGATATGGGACTTTTCTATGTCAATGATTTCAAATTCATTTTTCTTTGCAATTAG